The following is a genomic window from Variovorax paradoxus.
CACCTGATTTCGACTACGGCCAGGTCAAGGCGCTCAGCTTTGAAGTCCGCCAGAAGCTCGACAAGCACCGGCCCGAGACGCTGGGCTTGGCTTCGCGCATCTCGGGTGTGACGCCCGCTGCAATTTCCTTGCTGATGATCCATCTGCGAAAGGGCGGCCACAAGGCTTTCAATCGTGACGCGGCGACGGAAGCAGCGACTCCCGAATCGCAATCCGCCCAATGAGCGCGCCCATCGATACGCTGCGCCAAGGCGCGGCAGCCCTGGGCACCGCCTTGTCCGATAAACAGTCAGAGCAGTTGCTGGCCTACGGCACGCTCATGCTCAAGTGGAACAAGGTCTACAACCTGACAGCCCTGCGCGACCCGGCCAGTGTGTTGACGCACCATCTGCTCGACAGCTTGGCCGCAGTCGCGCCGCTGCAGCGCGAGTGGGCAGGGGAGGGCAAGTTGCTCGATGTGGGATCAGGCGGTGGACTGCCGGGCGTGGTAATTGCCATCATGCGCCCCGATCTTGACGTGAGCTGCCTGGATGCGGTTGCCAAGAAGGCGGCCTTTGTCCAGCAGGTGGCTGCCGAGTTGGAACTGTCCAACCTGCGCGGACTGCATGCCCGGGTCGAGTCGCTAACGGGCAGCTATGAAATCATCAGTTCGCGCGCCTTCGCGTCTCTGCCGGATTTTTTCAATGGGTCGAAGCATCTGCTGCCACCAGATGGCGTTTGGCTGGCCATGAAGGGCAAGGTGCCGACGGAAGAACTTGCCGCTTTGCCCGACGCCGTCGAAGTGTTTCACGTGGAACAACTCGCGGTTCCCGGCCTGGATGCGGAGCGCTGCATCGTCTGGGCGCGCAAAGAAGTCGGCTGAACCGGAAAAAGAAGCGGAGTCACCCGGCGAAAGCCGGTGCTTCACGCTCTCTGCAGCGCTCGCCTCGCTTAGACTCGACGCCTCCCCTTGGCTCTCTTTTTCGAGGCAAATCCCATGTTCGGCATTGCTGACTACGGCGCATTCGTCGCTGCCATCATCCTCTTTCTCCTGATTCCCGGCCCGGGCAATCTGGCGCTGATCACTTCGACCAGCAAAGGCGGAATTCGCGGCGGGTTGGCTGCCACCATGGGCGTGATCATCGGGGACCAGTTCCTGATGTGGGCCGCCGTGGCGGGTGTGTCTGCGGTGCTGGCCGCGTACCCGACCGCATTCAAGGCGGTGCAATGGCTGGGCGCTGCTTACCTTGCCTGGCTCGGCTTCAAGATGCTGCTTGCCAAGCCCGGCGCAGCACCGATTCTCAACATTCGGCCCAGCCACTTCTTGCGGCAGGCATTGATGATCACCTTGCTGAACCCCAAGGCAATCGTGTTCTACATGGCCTTTTTCCCATTGTTCGTCGATCCGGCGCGCCATCAGGGCGTGGTCACTTTCGGCGCCATGGCAGTGACGATTGCCGCGCTCACCTTCATGTACGGTCTCACATCCACGCTGCTCACGCACTTTCTGGCTGAACGCATCCGTGCCAATCCACGTATTTCAGGCGCTCTCGAAAAGCTTGCGGGCGTTTTTCTGATTGCCTTCGGCGTCAAGCTCGCCATTTCCCGCTGATCCCCACATGGCCAAGATTTTCTGCATTGCCAACCAGAAGGGCGGCGTCGGCAAGACCACCACCACCGTCAACCTTGCCGCCGGCTTGGCCAAGGTCGGCCAGCGTGTGCTGATGATCGACCTCGACCCCCAGGGCAATGCAACCATGGGCTCGGGCATCGACAAGCGCCAGCTGGAGCTGACGGTGTACGACGTGCTGCTCGAATCGGCCTCCGTGGCCGAGGCGCGCGTGCAGGCCGACAAGCTGGTGGAGGGCGGCTGCGGCTATGACGTGCTGGGCGCAAACCGCGAACTGGCCGGCGCCGAGGTGGAAATGGTGGCGCTCGACCGCCGCGAGAAGCGCCTGCGCACCGCACTGGCGGCCGTGGGCGCCGAGTACGACTTCGTCTTGATCGATTGCCCGCCGAGCCTGAGCCTGCTCACGCTCAACGGCCTGTGCGCCGCCCATGGCGTGATCGTGCCGATGCAGTGCGAATACTTTGCGCTCGAAGGGCTGACCGACCTGGTCAACACCATCAAGCAGGTGCATGCCAACCTCAACAAGAACCTGCAGATCATCGGCCTGCTGCGCGTGATGTTCGATCCGCGCATCACCCTGCAGCAGCAGGTGAGCGAACAGCTCAAGTCCCACTTCGGCGACAAGGTGTTCGACACGGTCATTCCGCGCAATGTGCGGCTTGCCGAAGCGCCGAGTTACGGGCTTCCTGGTGTGGTGTTCGACCCCGCCGCCCGCGGCAGCCAAGCCTTCATTGCCTTTGCCAAGGAGCTGGTCGAGAAGATGCCGCCCGCCAGTGCATTCGCGTCGGGCGCCGTGGCGCCTCCGATTGCAGAGGTGGCGCCGGCCGCTCCCAACCTCGCGATTCCGGAAGACGTGCTGGCACCGGCAACCGCGCCCGACACCAGCGAAAAAAGCATCTGACGCCGTCCCCGCAGGACGCGCGCCTTCAAGTTCGTAGCGAGCAAATGACAACCTCACGCATCTTGTTGCTGCCGGGCTGGCAGAACAGCGGCCCCGGCCATTGGCAAACCCGCTGGGAGTCGCTGTACGGCGATCGCCGCGTCGAGCAGCATGACTGGATGCGCCCGCTGCGGGGCGACTGGTCCGCGCGGCTTGAGGAAGAAGTGCTGGCCGCGCCCGGCCCGGTGGCCTTTGCGGCGCACAGCCTCGGCTGCATCCTCGTGGCCGCCTGGGCTGCGCATTCACGCAACACGCACAAGGTGCTCGGCGCGCTGCTGGTTGCGCCCGGTGACCTGGAACGCGACGACCTGCGTCAGCTGATTCCCGGCTGGGCGCCCATCGTGCGCAAGCCACTGCCGTTTCCGTCGGTGCTGATTGCCGCCAACGACGATCCCTACTGCGACGCCAAGCGCTCCCGCCAAATGGCCGACGACTGGGGTGCGCGCTTTGTCGACGCCGGCGCGGGCGGCCACCTGAACGCCGAGTCCGGCCTGGGCGACTGGCCCGAAGGCCGGCAACTATTGAACGAAATCTCGAAAGACAAGCACTGATGGCGACCAAGAAACCCAAGGGCCTGGGGCGCGGCCTCGAAGCGCTGCTCGGCCCCACGGCCGCACCCGCCGCCGATAACAACAACGGGTCGGAAGAGGGCGCCGCGGCGCAGAACCCGAACACGCTGATGCTCGACCAGATGGTGGCCGGCGTTTACCAGCCGCGCACCCGCATGGACGAAGGCGCGCTGTACGAGCTGGCCGAGAGCATCAAGGTGCAGGGCATCATGCAGCCGATTTTGGTGCGCCGGCTCGACGAGGCATCGGCCGCCGCCAAGAACGCCGAGTACGAAATCATTGCGGGCGAGCGCCGCTTCCGTGCGGCCAAGCTGGCGGGCCTCGACCGGGTGCCGGTGCTGGTGCGCGACGTGCCCAACGAGTCTGCGGCAGCCATGTCGCTGATCGAGAACATCCAGCGCGAAGACCTCAACCCGCTCGAAGAAGCCCAAGGCCTGCAACGCCTGGTCTCGGAGTTTGGGCTCACTCACGAAGCTGCGGCGCAGGCTGTGGGCCGCTCGCGCAGCGCCGCCAGCAATCTGCTGCGCCTGTTGAACCTGGCCGAACCGGCACAACAGATGCTGATGGCGGGCGACATCGACATGGGCCACGCCCGGGCGCTGCTCTCGCTGGACCGCGGCACGCAGATCACCGCCGCCAACCAGATCGCCGCCAAGAAGATGTCGGTGCGCGAAGCCGAAGCACTGGTGAAGCGGCTCGCCGCGGAGTTCACGCTGACGCCTTCGCGCCGCGGGAACGACGGCGAAAAGTCTCGCGACCTGCAGCGCGTGGAAGAAGAGCTGGCCGACCTGCTCACTGCAGAGGTCGAGGTCCGCATCAAGAAGCGCAGCAAGCGCGGCGGCAAGCTTGAGGAGAGCGGGGAACTCGCCATTCACTTCGGCTCCATCGAGGCGCTCAACGGCCTGATAGAACGCATCCGCCGAACGGCCTAGCCGGCAGGCCGCGGCTCGAACGTTTGCGTGATTGTTTCTTGCAATCTTTTACGCGTATCCTCTCCGCTGATTTCAAATCGCAAATCTCGAGGAGAGGGAGTCCTTCATGAAATTCAACAAGTTTCCGTTCGCGGCCGTGGCCGCGGGTGCGCTGCTGCTGACCGGCTGCGTGACCACGGACATGCAGATGGGCAGCCAGTCTGCCAAGACCACCGCCACCGGCAGCGCCGCAGGTTCGGCAACCGCAGGCGAAAGCAGCCAGCTCGAGCGCTGCGAGTCGCCACTCGGCACCGTCTCGCTCATCGAGAACGTGAACTCCGGCTGGTACACCATTCTCACCGGCGAGTACCGCCTGCCGCCCACGGCCAACCTGCTGCGCCTCCTGGTGCAGCAGTCGAACTGCTTCGTGGTGGTCGAACGCGGCGCGGCCGGCATGAACGCCATGAACCGTGAACGCGCGCTCATGCAGTCGGGCGAAATGCGCGGTGGCAGCAACTTCGGACGCGGCCAGATGGTGGCCTCCGACTACGGCCTTTCGCCCGAGATCGTTTTCAGCAACAGCGATGCGGGCGGCATCGGCGGGGCCTTGGGCGGGCTGGTCGGCGGCAACCGTGGCCGTGCCCTGGCCGCTGTCGGCGGCAGCATGCAGACCAAGGAAGCCAGCGCGCTCCTGACCCTCATCGACAACCGCTCCGGCGTGCAGGTCGCGGCTTCGGAAGGCAGC
Proteins encoded in this region:
- the rsmG gene encoding 16S rRNA (guanine(527)-N(7))-methyltransferase RsmG encodes the protein MSAPIDTLRQGAAALGTALSDKQSEQLLAYGTLMLKWNKVYNLTALRDPASVLTHHLLDSLAAVAPLQREWAGEGKLLDVGSGGGLPGVVIAIMRPDLDVSCLDAVAKKAAFVQQVAAELELSNLRGLHARVESLTGSYEIISSRAFASLPDFFNGSKHLLPPDGVWLAMKGKVPTEELAALPDAVEVFHVEQLAVPGLDAERCIVWARKEVG
- a CDS encoding LysE family transporter — protein: MFGIADYGAFVAAIILFLLIPGPGNLALITSTSKGGIRGGLAATMGVIIGDQFLMWAAVAGVSAVLAAYPTAFKAVQWLGAAYLAWLGFKMLLAKPGAAPILNIRPSHFLRQALMITLLNPKAIVFYMAFFPLFVDPARHQGVVTFGAMAVTIAALTFMYGLTSTLLTHFLAERIRANPRISGALEKLAGVFLIAFGVKLAISR
- a CDS encoding ParA family protein — encoded protein: MAKIFCIANQKGGVGKTTTTVNLAAGLAKVGQRVLMIDLDPQGNATMGSGIDKRQLELTVYDVLLESASVAEARVQADKLVEGGCGYDVLGANRELAGAEVEMVALDRREKRLRTALAAVGAEYDFVLIDCPPSLSLLTLNGLCAAHGVIVPMQCEYFALEGLTDLVNTIKQVHANLNKNLQIIGLLRVMFDPRITLQQQVSEQLKSHFGDKVFDTVIPRNVRLAEAPSYGLPGVVFDPAARGSQAFIAFAKELVEKMPPASAFASGAVAPPIAEVAPAAPNLAIPEDVLAPATAPDTSEKSI
- a CDS encoding RBBP9/YdeN family alpha/beta hydrolase; this translates as MTTSRILLLPGWQNSGPGHWQTRWESLYGDRRVEQHDWMRPLRGDWSARLEEEVLAAPGPVAFAAHSLGCILVAAWAAHSRNTHKVLGALLVAPGDLERDDLRQLIPGWAPIVRKPLPFPSVLIAANDDPYCDAKRSRQMADDWGARFVDAGAGGHLNAESGLGDWPEGRQLLNEISKDKH
- a CDS encoding ParB/RepB/Spo0J family partition protein, with protein sequence MATKKPKGLGRGLEALLGPTAAPAADNNNGSEEGAAAQNPNTLMLDQMVAGVYQPRTRMDEGALYELAESIKVQGIMQPILVRRLDEASAAAKNAEYEIIAGERRFRAAKLAGLDRVPVLVRDVPNESAAAMSLIENIQREDLNPLEEAQGLQRLVSEFGLTHEAAAQAVGRSRSAASNLLRLLNLAEPAQQMLMAGDIDMGHARALLSLDRGTQITAANQIAAKKMSVREAEALVKRLAAEFTLTPSRRGNDGEKSRDLQRVEEELADLLTAEVEVRIKKRSKRGGKLEESGELAIHFGSIEALNGLIERIRRTA
- a CDS encoding CsgG/HfaB family protein, which translates into the protein MKFNKFPFAAVAAGALLLTGCVTTDMQMGSQSAKTTATGSAAGSATAGESSQLERCESPLGTVSLIENVNSGWYTILTGEYRLPPTANLLRLLVQQSNCFVVVERGAAGMNAMNRERALMQSGEMRGGSNFGRGQMVASDYGLSPEIVFSNSDAGGIGGALGGLVGGNRGRALAAVGGSMQTKEASALLTLIDNRSGVQVAASEGSASKTDFGAFGSVFGGRAGGGLGGYTNTAQGKVIAAAFMDAFNQMVRSLRNYKAQTVRGQGLGGGGRLGVDGGAAPSQTSAPAEQPARRRR